The Phalacrocorax carbo chromosome 28, bPhaCar2.1, whole genome shotgun sequence genome has a window encoding:
- the PAQR6 gene encoding LOW QUALITY PROTEIN: membrane progestin receptor delta (The sequence of the model RefSeq protein was modified relative to this genomic sequence to represent the inferred CDS: substituted 2 bases at 2 genomic stop codons) — MLTIKWPXILRVHQVPWTFWEDGIMSGRPQLLPEDECVLCGPSGALILQEPHRWPLLIYPRFVCLYPFASSCALASSPVLAPAGRCAVGYGACAMPDHWVSSALHRXFVPAAAFNSFVCTGLSCYSRFPELERPRLSEALRTAVSVYPFLHDIIYQLSRGVPGQGSGATTTGCSPTSPQLLFCFWRSCAWNEAVVLLPPPRRTAHPLLPRIPPARAPGARPLCLCRSAAAPGASASAPSPQSNPLQQELGKESQHPG; from the exons ATGCTGACAATAAAGTGGCCGTAGATCTTGAGGGTCCATCAGGTGCCTTGG ACCTTCTGGGAGGATGGGATCATGTCAGGGCGTCCTCAGCTCCTTCCAGAGGATGAAT GTGTTTTGTGTGGCCCTTCTGGTGCTCTCATCCTCCAGGAGCCCCACCGCTGGCCCCTGCTCATCTACCCGCGGTTCGTCTGCCTCTACCCCTTCGCCTCCAGCTGCGCCCTCGCCTCCAGCCCCGTGTTGGCGCCCGCCGGCC GCTGTGCAGTTGGCTATGGTGCCTGTGCGATGCCAGACCACTGGGTCAGCAGCGCTTTGCACCGTTAATTTGTCCCCGCGGCTGCTTTTAACTCCTTTGTCTGCACCGGCCTCTCCTGCTACTCCC GCTTCCCTGAGCTGGAGCGTCCCCGGCTGAGCGAGGCGCTGCGGACGGCGGTGTCGGTGTACCCCTTCCTCCACGACATCATCTACCAGCTGAGTCGGGGTGTCCCAGGGCAGGGGTCAGGTGCCACCACCACGGGGTgttcccccacctccccacagctccttttctgcttctggcGCAGTTGCGCCTGGAATGAGGCTGTGGTACTGCTGCCACCGCCTCGTCGCACTGCTCACCCGCTTCTCCCCCGCATCCCACCAGCCCGAGCGCCCGGCGCGCGGCCGCTTTGCCTGTGCCGGAGCGCAGCAGCCCCCGGTGCCTCGGCTTCAGCCCCCTCTCCCCAAAGCaaccccttgcagcaggagctgggcaaggAGTCCCAGCACCCAGGGTGA
- the BGLAP gene encoding osteocalcin, whose amino-acid sequence MKPLALLTLLALLTLGLCRRAAERSISADDSPSSEAFVSKRASAEVVRRHKRNYVYDSSVYGVVRDPLEAKREVCEFNPNCDELADHIGFQEAYRRFYGPV is encoded by the exons ATGAAGCCCCTCGCCCTGCTGACCCTCCTGGCCCTCCTCACCCTTGGCCTCTGCCGCAGAG CCGCCGAGCGCTCCATCAGCGCAGATGACTCGCCCAGCTCCGAAG CCTTTGTCTCCAAACGCGCCAGCGCCGAGGTGGTGCGGAGGCACAAGAGGAATTACGTCTATGACAG CAGCGTCTACGGTGTCGTGCGAGACCCACTGGAGGCCAAGCGCGAGGTGTGCGAGTTCAACCCCAACTGCGACGAGCTGGCTGACCACATCGGCTTCCAGGAGGCGTACCGGCGCTTCTACGGCCCCGTCtag
- the PMF1 gene encoding polyamine-modulated factor 1 yields the protein MAAARSGGEEAAAGGDGGDGGSPVSAAPGRAQVFDTVVDTFLEKLVAAGSYQRFANCYRCFYKLQPEVTRSIYDQFISQLQTSIKEEIQEVKDEGNLEMLFNSLDKIVEEAKNQEEPAWRPSGIPEEDVRSAMVPYLLKHRSHLRKVLKEKEEENGKVAESVLAGRDRIAELQRLIQARKHAWQAISKEQRELVMMFQETQ from the exons AtggcggcggcgcggagcggcggggAGGAGGCAGCGGCGGGCGGCGATGGGGGTGATGGCGGCTCGCCCGTGTCGGCGGCGCCGGGCCGCGCCCAGGTGTTCGACACCGTGGTGGACACcttcctagagaagctggtggcagCCGGGAG CTACCAGCGGTTCGCGAACTGCTACCGGTGCTTCTACAAACTGCAGCCCGAAGTGACGAGGAGCATTTACGATCAGTTTATATCCCAGCTGCAGACGTCCATCAAG GAGGAGATCCAGGAGGTCAAGGATGAAGGGAATCTGGAGATGCTCTTTAATTCACTGGATAAGATCGTGGAGGAGGCAAAGAACCAGGAAGAGCCTGCATG GCGTCCCAGCGGGATCCCGGAAGAGGATGTTCGCAGCGCGATGGTGCCGTACCTCCTTAAGCACAGGTCGCACCTGCGGAAGgtcctgaaggagaaggaggaagagaacgGGAAGGTAGCGGAGTCTGTGCTTGCGGGGAGGGATAGGATTGCGGAGCTGCAGCGGCTGATACAAGCTCGCAAACATGCCTGGcag GCAATTAGTAAAGAGCAACGAGAACTCGTCATGATGTTCCAGGAGACCCAGTGA
- the SLC25A44 gene encoding solute carrier family 25 member 44 — MEDKRNIPIIEWEHLDKRKFYVFGICMTMMIRVSVYPFTLIRTRLQVQKGKSLYNGTFDAFVKILRTEGTAGLYRGFLVNTFTLISGQCYVTTYELTRKYVSRYNNNNAVKSLVAGGSASLVAQSITVPIDVISQHLMMQRKGETMGRFKVQNQDGKRMLVFGQTKDIIVQIFKADGFRGFYRGYVASLLTYIPNSAVWWPFYHFYAEQLSSLTPKDCPHLLLQAISGPLAAATASTLTNPMDVVRARVQVEGKSSIILTFKQLMAEEGPWGLTKGLSARIISATPSTIVIVVGYETLKKLSLRPELVDSRHW; from the exons ATGGAGGACAAACGCAACATCCCCATCATTGAGTGGGAGCACCTGGACAAAAGGAAATTCTACGTGTTCGGGATTTGCATGACTATGATGATCCGGGTGAGTGTTTACCCTTTCACGCTCATCCGGACACGGTTGCAGGTTCAGAAGGGCAAGAGCTTGTACAACGGGACCTTTGATGCTTTCGTGAAAATCCTGCGGACAGAAGGGACAGCTGGGCTCTACCGTGGCTTTCTGGTCAACACTTTCACCCTGATCTCTGGACAGTGCTACGTGACAACGTATGAGCTCACTCGGAAGTATGTGTCGCggtacaacaacaacaacgccGTGAAGTCTCTGGTGGCAGGCGGCTCAGCCTCCCTGGTGGCCCAGAGCATTACGGTGCCCATCGATGTGATCTCCCAGCATCTCATGATGCAGAGGAAGGGGGAAACCATGGGCAGGTTTAAGGTGCAGAACCAAGATGGCAAGCGGATGTTGGTCTTTGGCCAAACCAAGGACATCATTGTACAGATTTTCAAGGCTGACGGCTTTAGAGGCTTCTACAGGGGCTATGTGGCCTCGCTGCTCACCTATATTCCCAACAGTGCAGTCTGGTGGCCCTTCTACCACTTCTATGCCG AACAGCTTTCTAGCTTGACTCCGAAAGACtgtccccacctcctcctccaagcTATATCGGGGCCACTTGCGGCCGCAACGGCTTCCACGCTCACCAACCCCATGGATGTTGTCAGGGCTCGGGTGCAG GTGGAAGGCAagagctccatcatcctcacCTTCAAACAGCTCATGGCAGAGGAAGGCCCCTGGGGCCTGACGAAAGGCCTCTCCGCCCGCATCATCTCAGCCACTCCTTCCACCATCGTCATTGTGGTGGGGTACGAAACTCTGAAGAAGCTGAGCCTCCGCCCGGAGCTGGTGGATTCACGACATTGGTAG
- the SEMA4A gene encoding semaphorin-4A, whose protein sequence is MVLGRSRGASLPPPAMPAAALCLLCGVVMPVAMLCAEPQPRVAFSSGDPQRTLTHFSQDNVSHYDIFLLHESEEELYVGARDRVLALTVGTPGSIRAKASIMWGPTAEKTSECAFKKKSQDTECFNFIRVLVALNQTHLYVCGTYAFSPACTYIHLENFTLVSNSRGQPFLDGKGQCPFDPQHTYTALLVDGELYAGTMNNFQGNEPIISRSLGSRTLLKTDAFLRWLSADAAFVASFSIPGDDKVYFFFEETADEFDFFERLLVPRVARVCKSDVGGDKVLQKKWTTFLKAQLVCSQPGLFPFNVIHHAFALPRREGGADFYAVFTSQWQAGRAGSAAVCAYSQEALEEVFEGKYKELNKESSRWTVYSGPEMNPRPGSCYMGPSSDKALTFMKDHFLMDGKVSPTQGKPLLVKTDVTYTRIAVDETHGVSGATYRVMFLATAEGFLHKAVELPGGPHIVESIQLFRTPEPVKNLLLAPGKGILYVGYSGGVLQIPLANCSLHRSCAECMLARDPYCAWNSLEGSCQPTRAATAKDRSAWLQDVEAGSPATMCHRGRSVAMPRAWGGQEDPAAHKLSPPLNAMVHLLCPRRSALANYSWQQPGGPGAQGNTELLPDHTLVVIMQRGTAGTYKCQATENGYTWTVAHYQLQDPSGAAPQSDELAEEGLARGTSAPGTPRSYWPQFVTVTVLLAVTLAAAACLALLAYHDQLKARSKVRGCSTPHSPSSQHREKVPLNGETGDPPAPVVPTEQEEGSCACCLQLDGDIDPDNNTLHVPAGDTA, encoded by the exons ATGGTGCTGGGACGCTCAAGGGGCGCATCCCTGCCGCCCCCCGCCATGCCCGCAGCtgccctctgcctgctctgtggTGTGGTGATGCCGGTCGCCATGCTCTGCGCCGAGCCCCAGCCCCGCGTCGCCTTCTCCAGCG GGGACCCCCAACGGACCCTGACCCATTTCAGCCAGGACAACGTCTCCCACTACGACATCTTCCTCCTGCACGAGAGCGAGGAGGAGCTGTACGTGGGGGCGCGTGACCGGGTGCTGGCCCTCACCGTCGGCACCCCGGGCAGCATCCGTGCCAAAGCCTCG ATAATGTGGGGACCCACGGCCGAGAAAACCTCCGAGTGCGCTTTTAAGAAGAAGAGCCAGGAT ACTGAGTGCTTCAACTTCATCCGGGTCCTCGTGGCCCTGAACCAGACCCACCTCTACGTCTGCGGGACCTACGCCTTCAGCCCCGCGTGTACCTACATC CACCTGGAGAACTTCACGCTGGTGTCCAACAGCAGAGGACAACCTTTCCTGGATGGGAAGGGCCAGTGCCCCTTCGACCCCCAGCACACCTACACAGCCCTGCTGGTGG ACGGCGAGCTCTACGCCGGCACCATGAACAACTTCCAGGGCAACGAGCCCATCATCTCCCGCTCGCTGGGCAGCCGCACCCTGCTCAAGACAGATGCCTTCCTCCGCTGGCTTTCGG CCGACGCCGCCTTCGTGGCCTCCTTCAGCATCCCTGGAGATGACAAGGTCTACTTCTTCTTTGAGGAGACGGCCGATGAGTTTGATTTCTTCGAGCGGCTCCTGGTGCCGCGGGTGGCCCGTGTCTGCAAG AGCGATGTCGGGGGGGACAAAGTGCTGCAGAAGAAGTGGACGACGTTCCTGAAGGCCCAGCTGGTGTGCTCGCAGCCCGGCCTCTTCCCCTTCAACGTCATCCATCACGCCTTCGCTCTGCCCCGCCGCGAAGGCGGTGCCGACTTCTATGCTGTCTTCACCTCGCAGTG GcaggcgggcagggcgggcagcgcAGCCGTCTGCGCCTACAGCCAGGAGGCTCTGGAAGAGGTCTTCGAGGGCAAGTACAAGGAGCTGAACAAGGAGAGCTCCCGCTGGACGGTTTACAGCGGCCCCGAGATGAATCCTCGGCCGGGCAGC TGCTATATGGGTCCCTCCTCTGACAAAGCCCTCACCTTCATGAAGGACCATTTCCTAATGGATGGGAAGGTGTCACCCACCCAGGGGAAGCCGCTGCTGGTGAAGACGGATGTCACGTACACACGCATCGCGGTGGATGAGACTCATGGTGTCTCAGGGGCCACCTACCGTGTCATGTTCCTGGCCACAG CGGAGGGTTTCCTGCACAAAGCCGTGGAGCTGCCTGGGGGTCCCCACATCGTGGAGAGCATCCAGCTCTTCAGGACACCAGAGCCGGTGAAGAACCTACTGCTGGCCCCAGGGAAG gGCATCCTCTACGTGGGCTACTCTGGTGGCGTCCTCCAAATCCCGTTGGCCAACTGCAGCCTGCACCGGAGCTGTGCCGAGTGCATGCTAGCGCGGGACCCGTACTGCGCCTGGAACAGCCTCGAGGGCTCCTGCCAGCCCACCCGCGCCGCCACCGCCAAGGACAG GAGCGCGTGGCTGCAGGACGTCGAGGCGGGGAGCCCAGCCACCATGTGCCACCGCGGGAGGAGCGTGGCCATGCCCCGAGCCTGGGGGGGACAGGAGGATCCTGCCGCACATA AGTTGAGCCCCCCGCTTAACGCCATGGTCCACCTGCTGTGTCCGCGCCGCTCCGCTCTGGCCAACtacagctggcagcagcccGGGGGTCCGGGGGCCCAGGGAAACACGGAGCTGCTGCCTGACCACACGCTGGTGGTCATAATGCAACGGGGGACCGCTGGCACCTACAAGTGCCAGGCCACTGAGAACGGCTACACCTGGACCGTGGCTCATTACCAGCTACAGGACCCcagtggggcagccccccagtCAGACGAGCTGGCTGAGGAGGGGTTGGCCAGGGGGACCtcagcccccggcaccccccggtCTTACTGGCCCCAGTTTGTCACTGTCACTGTGCTGCTGGCCGTGACGCTGGCTGCTGCCGCCTGCCTGGCCCTCCTCGCCTACCACGACCAGCTCAAAGCCAGGAGCAAGGTGCGGGGGTGCAgcacaccccacagcccctcatCCCAGCACCGGGAGAAGGTACCCCTCAACGGGGAGACTGGAGACCCCCCAGCACCTGTGGTCCCCACCGAGCAGGAGGAAGGTTCCTGCGcttgctgcctccagctcgATGGGGACATCGATCCTGATAACAACACGCTCCATGTCCCGGCAGGGGACACGGCGTGA